From a region of the Nothobranchius furzeri strain GRZ-AD chromosome 12, NfurGRZ-RIMD1, whole genome shotgun sequence genome:
- the LOC139061952 gene encoding uncharacterized protein, whose amino-acid sequence MAASNKSSVSNTRSNVTSASSVSAARARAKAEAAKVRASYASQEAKLKLEKAAREAERLTREAQNQLEATRIDTELEVLTLNREADAAVAEAQVLEDVAEMHGNVENVKSESEERLRLQRISDYVHSQDHNQSPFEPVSVQPESQNSFRTWLPPESLAEFQYSKSKPNPEMGDGTHPPSKNLSELTRAESKTEIERTDPRTYTGAQSQTPRKMLPVNVSQPPDPLAQYMARRDLVASGLYQFDDKPENYRAWRSSFINAVAEVQLTETQELDLMTKWLGKESGQQIRCIRSVYVNNASLSLHKAWERLNDCYGAPEIIEQSLFQRLDSFPKITAKDHVRLRELGDLLTEIQGAREDGFLTGLTYLDTSRGIGPIVDKLPYGLQEKWVSSGSGFKEENNGRFPPFSYFCDFVCHEAKKRNDPSFIRQGNDANSTKPERLPVKSFNTTKSITVHKTDVSTFNNDPSQNCPLHNKPHPLKKCRTFRNKPIEDRKAFLKQKGVCFKCCSSTSHVAKDCNSSVKCLVCESIHHDTAMHPGSQPQFTKAPPPPQENGGEREDHSGVADVTTSCTEVCGPGHWGRSCSKICLAKVYPKRSKQKAIKAYVILDDQSNRSLARPEFFELFGVENKPLLYHLRTCSGIIETYGRKAEGFQIESLDGKVLIPLPALLECSEIPNSRAEIPTPGAALHQPHLHHIAKYIPDMDPEAEILLLLGRDVLRAHKVRQQVNGPHNAPFAQRLDLGWVVIGEVCLGNVHKPTVDTFKTHVLDSGRHSIFQPCASVMHVKETQPSFSKPNKTPERLLGHTVFNQTEHDNKPAPSIEDILFLEIMDRNVYRDDTGSWVAPLPFKEPRRRLPNNKEHAVKRFESLQCQFRRKPEMQKQYVAFMERIIANGHAEVAPPLREDEECWFLPSFGVYHPQKPNQIRVVFDSSAQYCGVSLNDVLLTGPDLNNSLLGVLLRFRKERVAILADIQQMFHCFLVHGNHRNFLRFLWHEDNDPKKAVIDYRMKVHVFGNSPSPAVAIYGLRRAIAEGAEKYGTDTVKFVERHFYVDDGLVSLPSEVEAINLLQRTQASLAESNLRLHKFVSNGPAVTGAFPPEDCVPLIKDLDLSGETPPMQRSLGLLWEIGLDTFTFSASAIIKPFTRRGVLSTVNSVFDPMGMLAPVTIEGRALLRELTSELNDWDIPLPEDKLKKWETWRDSLQVLKELHVPRAYASASLTKAVHTELCVFSDASTMAIGAIAYLRASQEDGKVEVGFVMGKAKLAPQSEPTIPRLELCAAVLAVEMADLIREELDLKLDAVRFYTDSKVVLGYIYNTTKRFYTYVHNRVQRIRQSSRPEQWHYVRTDENPADHASRSLPASHLAQSSWFTGPSFLHQLSAETAQTGEKFELIDPGNDSEIRPQVHTYTTQLEEPVLNPDRFHRFSTFTSLLRAVAFLIHMARSHKQSNQNNRCTGWHMCHLPRNVDEIAQAKCVILQAAQRPAFAKERSALQVNKAVPTNSPLHKLSPTLESNLICVGGRLKHSQLTCEEKNPVILPKDSHISLLLVRHHHEQVRHQGRHLTEGAVRAAGLWILGGKRLINSVLHKCVMCRRLRGRLEEQRMADLPPERLKVCPPFTYVGLDVFGPWSVVTRRTRGGQAESKRWAMMFSCLSSRAVHIELIESMDASSCINALRRFFALRGPAMQRYSDCGTNFIGASKELEMDNTVQRYLGKQGCTWNFGPPHASHMGGSWERMIGVARRILDSMLLQQKSHLTHEVLSTLMAEITAIINARPLLPVSTDPHQPFILSPAMLLTQKSGVPPPPGDFIDKDLFTKQWRQVQALANQFWARWSREYLPSLQQRQKWTVPRRNLQVGDLVLLRDKQTVRNCWPLAVVRATFPGKDGHVRKVELKTADQGDARTFLRPVAEVVLLLPKD is encoded by the coding sequence ATGGCAGCCAGCAACAAGTCATCGGTATCAAATACCAGGAGCAACGTGACATCAGCATCATCAGTGAGTGCAGCCCGTGCCAGAGCTAAAGCAGAAGCTGCTAAGGTACGAGCATCGTATGCTAGTCAGGAGGCTAAATTAAAGCTGGAAAAGGCTGCTAGAGAAGCAGAACGGCTAACTAGAGAAGCTCAAAATCAGTTGGAAGCCACTAGAATTGATACAGAGCTGGAAGTGCTGACATTAAATCGTGAAGCAGACGCAGCTGTCGCTGAAGCACAAGTGTTGGAAGATGTAGCAGAAATGCATGGAAATGTGGAAAATGTGAAATCCGAGTCAGAAGAGAGGCTTAGATTGCAACGCATCAGTGACTATGTTCACTCTCAAGATCACAACCAGTCTCCCTTTGAACCGGTATCTGTCCAACCTGAATCGCAAAACAGTTTCAGAACATGGCTTCCACCTGAAAGCTTAGCAGAATTCCAGTATAGCAAGAGCAAGCCTAATCCTGAAATGGGTGATGGGACACATCCACCTTCAAAAAACCTGTCTGAACTGACCAGAGCTGAGTCAAAGACTGAAATCGAAAGGACAGACCCTCGCACATATACAGGTGCTCAGTCACAAACACCCAGGAAAATGCTTCCAGTGAACGTGTCACAACCACCAGACCCTCTGGCACAGTATATGGCGCGACGTGATCTTGTTGCCTCAGGACTGTACCAATTTGACGATAAGCCAGAGAATTATCGTGCATGGCGGTCCTCATTCATTAATGCTGTGGCTGAAGTTCAACTTACAGAAACACAAGAATTAGACCTCATGACCAAATGGTTAGGGAAAGAGTCTGGCCAACAAATAAGGTGCATACGTTCAGTGTACGTGAACAATGCAAGTTTGTCTCTCCACAAGGCATGGGAGAGGTTGAATGACTGCTATGGTGCCCCTGAGATAATTGAGCAGTCATTGTTCCAGAGACTCGACAGTTTTCCAAAAATTACGGCCAAGGATCACGTCAGATTACGTGAACTTGGAGATTTGCTCACGGAGATACAAGGCGCCAGGGAGGATGGATTTCTCACCGGGCTGACGTATCTAGACACCTCAAGAGGTATTGGACCCATAGTAGACAAGCTTCCATATGGGCTCCAAGAGAAGTGGGTGTCATCTGGGTCGGGTTTCAAAGAGGAGAACAACGGTCGCTTCCCTCCCTTTAGTTACTTTTGTGACTTTGTGTGTCATGAGGCAAAGAAACGAAATGACCCTAGCTTTATTCGGCAAGGCAACGATGCAAACTCCACGAAACCCGAAAGATTACCAGTAAAGAGCTTTAACACCACCAAGTCTATCACAGTCCACAAAACAGATGTTTCTACATTCAACAACGACCCTAGTCAGAACTGCCCGTTGCACAATAAACCTCATCCACTTAAAAAATGTAGGACATTTAGAAACAAGCCCATTGAGGATAGGAAGGCCTTTCTAAAACAGAAAGGAGTATGCTTCAAGTGTTGTTCTTCAACTTCACATGTTGCTAAAGACTGCAACTCTTCCGTGAAATGCTTAGTTTGTGAAAGTATCCATCATGATACAGCCATGCACCCTGGCTCACAACCTCAATTTACTAAAGCTCCTCCACCGCCACAGGAGAACGGCGGGGAGAGAGAAGATCATTCTGGTGTGGCCGATGTTACAACCAGCTGTACAGAGGTTTGTGGCCCTGGCCATTGGGGTCGTTCTTGTTCTAAGATCTGCCTTGCAAAGGTCTACCCCAAACGTTCAAAACAGAAAGCAATTAAAGCTTATGTAATCCTGGATGACCAGAGCAATCGCTCTTTAGCCAGGCCAGAGTTCTTTGAGCTGTTTGGTGTTGAGAACAAACCACTCTTATACCATCTTAGAACATGCTCCGGCATCATCGAAACTTACGGCAGGAAGGCAGAAGGGTTCCAGATAGAGTCATTGGATGGCAAAGTTCTCATACCTCTTCCAGCACTCCTTGAGTGTTCTGAAATTCCCAACAGCAGAGCTGAAATCCCAACACCAGGTGCAGCTTTGCATCAGCCACATCTCCACCATATAGCCAAGTACATTCCCGATATGGACCCAGAAGCAGAGATACTCCTGCTCCTCGGAAGAGACGTGCTCAGAGCACACAAGGTCAGGCAGCAAGTTAATGGGCCACATAACGCTCCCTTTGCACAACGTCTCGATCTGGGCTGggtggtgataggggaggtgtgtCTAGGTAACGTGCATAAGCCAACGGTTGACACATTCAAGACCCATGTGCTAGACAGTGGTCGCCATTCCATATTTCAGCCCTGTGCGAGTGTCATGCATGTCAAAGAAACACAACCAAGCTTCAGCAAGCCCAACAAAACACCAGAGAGGTTGCTAGGGCACACAGTGTTTAACCAAACTGAACATGATAACAAACCTGCCCCATCAATAGAAGATATTCTCTTCCTAGAGATCATGGACAGAAATGTCTACAGAGATGACACCGGCAGTTGGGTGGCTCCATTGCCGTTCAAGGAGCCACGGCGACGTTTGCCGAATAATAAAGAACATGCGGTTAAGAGGTTTGAATCCTTGCAATGCCAATTCAGGAGGAAACCTGAGATGCAGAAACAATATGTGGCATTCATGGAGAGGATCATTGCCAATGGTCATGCAGAGGTGGCACCACCTTTGAGGGAAGATGAAGAGTGCTGGTTTCTTCCATCATTTGGGGTATACCACCCACAAAAGCCCAACCAAATCAGGGTGGTTTTCGATTCCAGCGCTCAGTACTGTGGGGTCTCACTCAACGATGTGCTTCTGACTGGACCCGACCTCAACAATTCTCTCTTGGGTGTCCTTCTACGCTTCCGAAAAGAGAGAGTAGCAATCCTCGCTGACATTCAACAAATGTTTCACTGTTTTCTGGTTCATGGAAATCACCGCAACTTCCTCCGGTTTTTGTGGCATGAGGACAACGACCCCAAAAAGGCAGTTATCGACTACCGAATGAAGGTCCACGTTTTCGGCAACTCACCATCCCCAGCTGTGGCTATCTATGGTCTGCGAAGAGCCATTGCCGAAGGTGCAGAGAAGTATGGTACTGACACGGTGAAGTTTGTGGAAAGGCACTTTTATGTTGATGATGGCTTGGTGTCTCtcccatctgaagtggaagctatCAACCTTCTCCAACGAACTCAGGCTTCACTTGCTGAATCAAACCTGCGCTTGCACAAGTTTGTGTCAAACGGTCCAGCAGTCACTGGAGCTTTCCCACCAGAAGATTGTGTCCCACTCATCAAAGATCTGGATTTGAGTGGCGAGACACCACCTATGCAGCGCAGCTTGGGCTTGCTGTGGGAGATTGGATTAGATACATTCACATTCTCTGCATCAGCTATTATCAAACCTTTCACCCGACGTGGTGTCCTCTCCACTGTCAACAGTGTTTTTGATCCTATGGGTATGTTGGCACCTGTCACAATCGAGGGACGAGCCCTTCTTAGGGAACTTACTTCGGAGTTGAATGACTGGGATATACCTCTCCCAGAAGACAAGCTGAAGAAATGGGAAACCTGGAGAGATTCTCTTCAAGTCCTAAAGGAGCTTCATGTGCCACGTGCATATGCATCAGCCTCACTCACCAAAGCTGTGCACACAGAGTTGTGTGTATTCTCGGATGCCTCGACCATGGCCATTGGGGCCATCGCCTACTTGAGAGCCAGTCAGGAGGATGGCAAAGTGGAGGTAGGATTTGTTATGGGCAAAGCCAAATTAGCACCCCAGTCTGAACCCACCATCCCGAGACTCGAACTCTGCGCTGCTGTCCTTGCAGTAGAAATGGCGGATCTTATCCGAGAGGAGCTGGATCTGAAATTGGATGCTGTCAGGTTCTACACGGACAGTAAGGTTGTGCTGGGGTACATTTATAATACAACAAAACGCTTCTACACTTATGTCCACAACAGAGTTCAACGTATCCGGCAGTCTTCCAGACCAGAACAATGGCATTATGTACGCACGGACGAAAACCCTGCAGACCATGCATCCAGATCTTTACCTGCATCCCATCTTGCACAAAGTTCGTGGTTCACTGGACCTTCATTCCTGCATCAGTTATCTGCAGAAACAGCACAAACTGGTGAGAAGTTTGAGCTCATTGACCCAGGCAATGACTCAGAGATTCGACCACAGGTACACACCTACACTACTCAGCTGGAGGAACCTGTACTTAACCCTGACCGTTTTCATCGTTTCTCAACCTTTACATCTCTACTGCGAGCAGTGGCATTTCTTATCCATATGGCAAGATCTCACAAACAGTCAAACCAGAACAACAGGTGTACAGGATGGCATATGTGTCACTTACCTCGTAATGTGGATGAAATAGCTCAAGCAAAATGTGTCATTTTGCAAGCAGCACAAAGGCCGGCCTTTGCCAAGGAACGGTCAGCTCTCCAAGTAAACAAAGCGGTGCCCACAAACAGCCCTTTGCATAAACTCAGTCCAACTTTGGAGAGTAACCTCATTTGTGTTGGAGGCAGACTGAAACATTCTCAACTCACATGTGAAGAAAAGAACCCAGTAATCCTTCCCAAAGACAGTCACATTTCCTTACTGCTTGTGCGACATCACCATGAGCAAGTGAGACATCAGGGTCGACATCTCACTGAGGGTGCAGTAAGGGCAGCTGGACTGTGGATTTTGGGTGGTAAGCGACTGATCAATTCAGTCCTCCACAAATGCGTAATGTGCCGGAGGCTGCGTGGGAGACTGGAAGAACAACGCATGGCTGACTTACCGCCGGAACGTCTCAAAGTTTGCCCTCCATTCACATATGTTGGGCTAGACGTCTTTGGACCTTGGTCTGTTGTAACCAGACGCACCAGAGGAGGACAGGCAGAGAGCAAACGGTGGGCCATGATGTTTAGTTGTTTGAGTTCAAGGGCTGTCCACATTGAGTTGATTGAGTCTATGGACGCATCCAGCTGTATAAACGCTCTTAGACGTTTCTTTGCTCTCAGGGGCCCTGCAATGCAACGCTATTCTGATTGCGGGACCAACTTCATTGGAGCTAGCAAGGAGCTGGAGATGGACAATACTGTACAGAGGTACCTTGGCAAGCAAGGATGTACCTGGAACTTCGGACCTCCACATGCTTCCCACATGGGAGGTTCATGGGAACGGATGATAGGTGTTGCTAGGAGGATCCTTGATTCAATGCTTTTGCAGCAGAAGAGTCACCTAACTCACGAAGTACTGTCAACGCTAATGGCAGAAATCACAGCCATCATCAATGCACGTCCACTCCTACCTGTGTCTACGGACCCACACCAACCTTTTATTCTTTCACCGGCTATGCTCCTCACACAAAAATCAGGAGTTCCACCTCCTCCTGGAGATTTCATTGACAAGGACCTCTTCACGAAACAATGGAGGCAAGTTCAAGCGCTCGCTAACCAGTTTTGGGCCCGTTGGAGCCGAGAATACTTACCATCTCTACAGCAAAGACAAAAATGGACAGTGCCACGCAGAAACCTTCAAGTTGGGGATTTGGTTCTCCTCAGAGACAAACAGACTGTCCGCAACTGCTGGCCCTTGGCTGTGGTTAGGGCAACCTTTCCTGGGAAGGATGGACATGTGAGGAAGGTTGAGCTCAAAACAGCCGACCAAGGTGATGCTAGAACTTTCTTGAGGCCAGTTGCGGAAGTGGTTCTACTTCTGCCTAAGGACTAA